ttcaggtgctcaatagccacatgtggttagtggCTACTGTATGAGACAATGCAGCTCTAACTATACCTGATAATCagaatttctttctcctcctcctcctcctcctcctcctccttcttcttcaagaGCATGTACACTcaggaaggggtagagggaggaggacagagagaatctgaagcagactccaggccCAGTGCATAGCTtatcatggggcttgatctcacaaccctgagaccatgacctgagccaaaattaagagttgaatgcttaaccacccaactgagccacccaggtgccctgagactgtGCAGTTCTAGATGCTGCTGCTTTAAGAAGGTAGAACCTCTGTCAGCCCGAGTTCCTGAATATATGAATGAAGCAAAGCTCCCTGAGAATCCCTGCTGGATAGTAacatgaacaagaaataaactttcatttatttgagctTTGCCTATTGCAATAGCTTTTAATGACCTACCCTGACCAGGTCCCCTGGAAGTTTGAGAGTCATTGAATTATAAACTGTGAGAAGCAAGGCAGAAAGGCCATTTAGGATCATATTACAATGCAACTTTCATAGTAACTTTGGAGTTTGAGAGaagtgaggagacagaagagaactGATGACAGGTTTGTCACGGATTGGATGAGAGGAATGAGTGACAGAGAGAATTCAGATTTCTTGCTCAGATGACTAAGTAGATGATGTCATTTGAGTTGATAAGAGAGGCAGTAGGAGAACTAATTTGGGAGTAGAGCTAGTGAGTTTAGTCCCTGTTGACTTTGAGGTGCCTGTGGACAATGGTTCAAAGTTTACTTCAGCATTGGCTGCTATATGCCAGGTCAGGTGCAAATGGTTTGGATCTCAAAGGACTCTTAAAgattaaatagataaatctaaTATAGTATTTAATAGTGGTGATAAACAATACCCAAAGTGCTCTTAGAGCTCAGAAGAGAGGGACCTACTCGGAAGTGATGGGTCTGGCAAGGCTCTTGAGAGGAAATGACACCTAtaggagcctttttttttttttttaaacctcttggAGTCTTAAAACATGGGTGAAGCAGTGGGATAGGGGAGGGGGCCAGGGCAGGTGTCAGGCTATTTGGgctgccaaaaagaaaaataccatggaCTAGGTAGCttacaaatgacagaaatttatttcttacagtccTGGGGGCTAGAAGTCGGAGATTGAGGGTCCAAAGCTGAATGAAGACCTTCTTCCAGGTTGTAGACTTCTTGTTGTATCCTCActtggaagaaggagaaagggagttCTTGAGGTCTCTTCTACAAGGACATTAATCCCATTCTCGAGGGCTCTGCCTCCATGATCTAATCACCCCTAGTGACTCCCTCTCTTAATCCCATCATGCTGGGGGTTAGGTTTCAACGTATGAATTTTGGGGTAGACATACACATTCAGACCATAACAACAAGGTTTGAACGGAGGGACAGGAGGGAGATGGTGGTAAAGGCGTTCAAGGTAGAAGGGACCGCACGACACAGACATGGAGTTCAATGGCTATAGGGTACACATCACGGAGGAAGCCCATGAGATAAAGCAGGCACAGCAGGAGGGCCAGGTTATGGCAGGTGACTATTGTCcagtctgcttttgtgccagagACAGATGCTGGAGGAAGGATGAGGAGGACAGGAGCTGTAGCCACCAGGACAAGCGGGAAGCTGTTGTAATAAAGtaagagagatgagaaaagatgACCCCCTGAACCTGGGATTAATTGGAGAACATCCGGAAAGTGCAACTTACTGAGTTTGGTGATTTGTGGACATTAGGactgagaagaggaagagggaagtgtCAGGGATGCCTCCCAGGTTTCTAGGGGACTGGGCAGATGATGGTGCTAATGGGGCAAAGTGAAGACAGAATAAAAGCAGGACCTcctggagggagatggggaaggtAACTGCTGCTCTCCACCCACAAAATTCCCAGGAATACCGTCTCTTGGGAAAGAGTAAGTCAGGACTGTGGGTATATTTGCCTGTTTCCGATCCTCCATCCCAAAACAGAAACggatttttattttcaccacCACCATTCAGGGCAAACTGGGAAATGAAGAGCAGATTTGAACACAAGTCTGTAAAGCAGGAAGGTGGTAAGAAACGGCCAGTGGCAGCCGCCTGGGGAGCTCTTGTGCAAGGACCAGGACAGGAGACGGCCGCAAGAATCCGTGAGAGTCCACAGATGACACCAGAAGGAAGGACCTCTAGGTTTGGAATTggaaaaggagcagagagaagccaTGGGTATCTGAGTGGGGCTGGAGCATGAGGGGAAAGGAGAATGAAGGAGCCCGCAGGATACATTTCACCACGCAAGGGGGAGTTGGACTGGCCTGAGAATTTCCAGGGCCCTCCAGAAGTAGGGCAAGAGAGTGTGCTGGGCCATGGTGGGGGAACAGGTTATGACTCGAAACCCAAAACTACTCTGGAATTGAATatgatttagtttttattttacttgggcTGAACATTTCTCATACTTGAAGTTTGTTTTGCCGCAGTAGCTCTTTTTTCTGTCCAGGGGAGAATGGGATAAAAggccaggagcaggagggggtagtcctggggtgtggcctgaggaaggaaaaaaagtgttCCTCTCTAGATCTCCAGTTGGCATTAATCTTCAAAAGAAGCCTGAGTTTGGAGAGAGGCTGGACATTCTAGTttgaaaataatgtcttttttcctccttcctgtcaAACTTCAGGTCACATTTTTGGGATTGTCTTGTCTTTAATAATGATGAACCGTATCCCGAGGGCCTTCATTTATATTTGCTTAGTTCGTTTTGGGATGCTTGTGTCCACAGCATGGGCCAATAGTATGACAGCCTTGGTCCTCTATTGTCTGGAAGCCTTATAAAATTGAGTATGTAAACTTGGGGTGGAGTGCTATGACTCAaggccttctctttctttctttcttagattttatttttatttgtcagagaaagagagagagagagagagaacaagcagggagagtgacaagtagagcaggcagagggtaaagcaggctccctgctgaacaaggagaccaataagggacttgatcccaggaccctgggattatgacctgagccaaaggcagatgcttaacccacctagccacccaggcatccctgttttgttctttcagcAAAGTTGCATACTCTTTCAAATAGGTAAGAGCTGGGCTCTCTGAAGGActttaagtgagaaaaaaaataaggaaaccgattttctttccaaaattttttacaatttttttttattatgagggTTTAACAGAGTAGAGTTAGACTTGACATCTCTCTCATGAAACCTCAACAATTTacagaattaataaataagaaacaaaatttagtCTTTTTTACAGCCATGTCATGCACTCCTAAGACAGAATTTTCGACCGCCACTAAATTCTCTGTAGGATTTCCCTAGGCAGAACAGATAATCACATTCTTTCACCTTTCTCTAAAGACTTATACATAAATAGATCCATAAATAGTTCATATAAATATAGGCTTACTGGTTAAATAACAAAGTTCTCAAGTCTGGAATCGTGTcctaagaaatacaaaataaaggggcacctgggtgactcagtgggttggggcctgtgccttcagctcaggtcatgatgccagggtcctgggattgagccccacatagtgcttgctgctcagcagggagcctgcttcctcctctctctgtccctgcctgcctctctgcctacttgtgatctctctctgtcaaataaataaataaaatcttttaaaaaatacaaaataaagcatgtaattcattaaaatgaaatcttctgCCCCAAAGTTATCTCAGGGtctattaaatacataaatagctTAAAGCTCTTAGAAAAGCACACCGAAAGCAAATTGGTACTCAGTCAAAACTTTCCTCTCTGTAGAGAGGGAAAGATCATTCAGATTCTATCTCTGCACAAAAAGTGTTCTCTCTGAAACTTCAGTTGGATGAACTAGTTGAAGAAGCCTATTGAGTTTGGTCAGAAATGGGGCTGGGTGTACTCCCCAGAAAGAGCAATGGTGCTGGGGAGCTGGGACCAGAAGCTCTTAAGCCACATGGCGCACAATGGGGGTGACGCAGGTGCAGCCCACGGCCACCAGCATCTTTTCCAACCGGAAGCTGTGGGGGCAGTGCTGAGACTCCCTTCGCAGAACCAGGATCTCTTGCTGGATGGGGACGGAGTTCATGTGGTAGTTTACCGTCCCGTCAGCACTGACACAGCCCAGATGGCGGCACTTGGCCTCCCAGATCACAGGGGGGTATCTCTCAGGGTCCTTGTTGCGGCTGCAGGGGGGACAAAAACGAGGGAGAAAGTGAGTATGTGGTAAAGCGGGGAGGAAATCAGACAGGAATATACAAAGGAAGGCACATTCCCAGGGTGACAGAGCATGGGCATTGCACATTCTCAAAGTTTGGGGGAAGCTCGGAATTGTAGGCACGTGAAATGTTATAGAAGAGAATGATCAGTTTTTCCCAATTTCTTTGAAGAATGAGCCAAATAAGGTAGATGAGACTGCAGAGGGGATTTTAGTTTGATACAAAGGACAATTTCTTAAGGTATATATGATAGAGAAAGGCCAAGGGAATCATGTAGGTATACGATAGCCATTAATCTGACTTAATGAAGTCTGCCTTTGAAGCAGGGAAGAGATCAAAATTTTATCTGACAGCAcagtcatgggatagagcccagagCTGGCACAAAGGGCCCGAAACAAAAGCTTAAGCCCCTCTATaaccttctcttccctctctcctccagctgAGTGAGTGACTAGCTTTGACTTTTGACTTGATTTATTTGAACTATTCTTAGTAATGGGAGGCTATAGTCACCACATAACtgaagggtttttttggtttgtttgtttttgcataaaATCAGAACACTAAaaaccattttatatttaatcttgATGGGGTCTAAATATTAGCTGTACTAAGAGCACAGCAGATATAGGTCTGTTGGTGATATAGATCAAGGCTGTCTGACTCAAAAAGGGGTGCAAATATCCAACATGATATTTCCTTCACTGGGTTTCAAACCATATTATCCCACTGCTAatatgaccaaaaaaagaaaggcacaaaAAACCCAGTTAATTACTACTTATTTTCAACAAATCATCTCAGTGGTAGGTCTGTTAAAGAGAATTCAAGCATTAATCCccaagataaattttttaaaaaataaatttccagtaGACTTGGGGTATCATAAATATTGGAATAATGAATAATGTGAGTGGGTTTCTGGTGTCGGTGACAGTGAGACCTAAGGGGTAGGTAGTATGGGGGAGAGGTGGTCCTGTACATCAAAGAAGTCTGTAGAATAAAATTTGAGAATCTTTGCACGATAGCCCTTCCAGATTTGATGGATGATTCTGAGTAAAATCATCCTCAAGGTGACTTAACTGGCAGTCCTTTGCATGAAAGTTAGAACAATACAGAGATTTTTATTGGGAGCCATTACGTACTGCAGATTCCAAGGTGACGTGGATCGGTTGTGGTAATCTGAGGGTCTTCTGGAGTTCGTATTCCCGTTAAGGATATTCAGATTGACCTTCACATGCTGAGGGAAGTTCTTGTCCTCAGTGTTTGGGCATCCTGGATTTTGTGGGAATGCTATTCCCGCCTTCGCAATAGCCATCAGGCTCAGCAGTAGCAGCAGTGCCTGGAAATGAATGGGGAAAAGAAGGTAGGATATTGCATTAGCATGTGGTTTTTGCTAACAAATTGTAAAGATTATTGTATTGCTAATCATGGAGAACATACTATGTTCCAGGGCGCTCTATAATAAATTTTTGGATCAGTTCGATGACAGACTGGTTATATGATGAAAATAATGACTGAAATAAAACCATGGAGTGTTTATTAGTCTTGGACATTCTTCTTTTGAATTAGGAGAGACACCTTTTTTTATTAGTTGGCAGTAATTTTAGTAAAGATGGCAAGTCATCGGTCTCTGTCCTAGCATTCTGTGAAACCCTATATGAAGTCAAATGTTTACCTTAGAAGAAAGGGCTGTAGAAAATGCATGTCATATCATATCCATGTTCATGTGAGAAATGCTGGGCAGACGTTCAACGCTGAACTTGTCTCCCACCTTATGttttcttatgtatattttacagtttttctaaAGTTACGTATATACACATATTGATTCTGTaatcaattaaattaaatattctaaaaatataaagaccATCTACTTTAAACCATAGTTACACATATCTCTATTAGAACAAATGAGTTTGTTGTATTAGACTATGgtataataggggcacctgggtgactcagtggttaagcatctaactcttgatttcggctcaggtcatgatctcagggttgtgagattgagccttgcatcaggttccatgctcagcaggaagtctgctagagattctctctcttctctcctttttcccctccctagcctccccaaatcaataaataaatctttattttatttattttttaaaagattttatttatttatttgacagacagagatcacaagtaggcagaaaggcaggcagagagaggaggaagcaggctccctgccgagcagagagcccgattcggagcttgatcccaggaccctgggatcatgacctgagccgaaggcagaggttttaacccactgagccacccaggtgccccaataaataaatttttaaaaataagcttgtgGTATAATAATAGGATAATGGAAAGGAAAGTCAGTGTTGCCAGTAATTAAATCCTCAAGGATAATGTACCATTTTAttatggaataaagaaaaatgctcTTGGAGAATCATATTAAATCCCTTGTACTCAGAAAATCAGATTTTCAATAAGCATTCTTTCTCACTGCACAGCATCATGTGACACTTTCCATGTGGTTTAGCCCCAATCTAGCTATCTTTCAGTTTTAATCTCATTGTTCAAACTGATGTGTATCAGTTCttgaaaatgcaataaaatgaggaGTATCTACCAAAGCCTTAGCATCCTATCCTATGTATGCAGCATTCTTGGATCTCCATAGTTAGAATCCAGAATTTCATGCCTGCAGTCCAGAAATCAACAGAAGTATTGCACATTAGTGCAGGACTCACCATGGATGAAGTTGTCACAGGAGCCATTGTAACCTTTCCCAGATGACTGGAGATGGATCGGCTGTGCCTGCTTCAAGATGGACAGAGTGTAGCGCTAACTTGCCCCTTTTTATAAGACTTTGCTCCTCTGTGGTCACTTACGTTGACGTATTGAGGTGGGTAAAGGAAAGACATCATTTTAGTTAAATGTTCCATCCTCAAATGAGGTCAGAAAAGAACCTCCCCTTTGTGACAGGTAGTATCTACTTTGAA
The sequence above is drawn from the Mustela nigripes isolate SB6536 chromosome 5, MUSNIG.SB6536, whole genome shotgun sequence genome and encodes:
- the IL17A gene encoding interleukin-17A, which produces MAPVTTSSMALLLLLSLMAIAKAGIAFPQNPGCPNTEDKNFPQHVKVNLNILNGNTNSRRPSDYHNRSTSPWNLHRNKDPERYPPVIWEAKCRHLGCVSADGTVNYHMNSVPIQQEILVLRRESQHCPHSFRLEKMLVAVGCTCVTPIVRHVA